One genomic window of Desulfurella sp. includes the following:
- a CDS encoding FadR/GntR family transcriptional regulator, whose amino-acid sequence MDQIELYIKDGILKPNEKLPSERDLAKMFEVSRSSVREALNILEAKGLIESIQGDGTFIKSVGEDILKGIDNLLVKDPRLTWELMEIRKTLEVWAVEMAAKNADEESKKYVSEAYLELEKISNKSNSGEYEDAEFHLSIIRASKNTVLYHMMMSIFNLLKDTVKVGREYVTKIKGLSKRELLLEHKAVLDAILQNDPFLAKQSMSKHLSFIDQEFKNYLDKFSKQNI is encoded by the coding sequence GTGGATCAAATAGAGCTTTATATAAAAGATGGTATTTTGAAACCGAATGAAAAATTACCTTCAGAGCGTGATTTGGCTAAGATGTTTGAAGTAAGCAGAAGTTCTGTTAGAGAAGCGTTAAATATTTTAGAAGCAAAAGGTTTGATTGAAAGCATTCAGGGTGATGGCACATTTATAAAATCTGTTGGCGAAGATATACTAAAGGGTATTGACAATTTACTTGTGAAAGACCCAAGGTTAACCTGGGAGCTTATGGAAATTAGAAAAACACTTGAAGTTTGGGCAGTTGAGATGGCAGCAAAAAATGCCGATGAAGAGTCAAAAAAATATGTGAGCGAAGCTTATTTAGAATTAGAAAAAATAAGCAATAAATCAAATTCTGGTGAATACGAAGATGCAGAGTTTCATTTGTCTATCATTAGAGCTTCAAAAAACACTGTACTTTACCATATGATGATGTCGATTTTTAACCTGCTAAAGGATACCGTAAAAGTAGGCAGAGAATACGTCACAAAAATAAAAGGCTTATCAAAAAGAGAGTTGCTACTTGAACATAAAGCTGTGTTAGATGCAATTTTACAAAATGATCCTTTTCTTGCAAAACAAAGTATGTCAAAACACCTTTCTTTTATAGACCAAGAATTTAAAAATTACCTTGACAAATTTAGCAAGCAAAACATTTAA
- a CDS encoding TetR/AcrR family transcriptional regulator has product MRKSKQERKNEVFKAIGQIAAQKGFNNVTTKAVADILQVSQPAIYKYFKNRDELILYFLDNIGILLNNIIKTVEKEDNLYERIFKLINEHFKMVENNEVLPVMVFSDEIHIGDVQKKEKLQKIVFDYRQNIINLINDCPQNEVIADVILGSIIFNGLKWRLNNKSYSLSSRSEELAQTIYKLCITKKE; this is encoded by the coding sequence GTGAGAAAGTCAAAACAAGAAAGAAAAAATGAAGTATTTAAAGCTATAGGTCAAATTGCAGCTCAAAAAGGTTTTAATAATGTAACAACAAAAGCGGTAGCTGATATATTGCAAGTTTCGCAACCAGCAATTTATAAATACTTTAAAAATAGAGACGAACTAATATTGTATTTTCTGGATAATATAGGAATCCTTTTGAATAATATTATAAAAACAGTAGAAAAAGAAGATAATTTGTATGAAAGAATTTTTAAGCTTATAAATGAGCATTTTAAAATGGTTGAAAATAACGAAGTGCTTCCTGTAATGGTTTTTTCTGATGAAATCCATATTGGTGATGTTCAAAAAAAAGAAAAATTGCAAAAAATTGTATTTGATTATAGACAAAATATTATTAATTTAATTAATGATTGCCCACAAAATGAGGTTATTGCTGATGTCATTTTGGGTAGTATAATTTTCAACGGGCTTAAATGGCGCTTGAACAATAAATCTTATTCTTTGTCGTCAAGGTCAGAAGAATTGGCTCAAACAATATATAAATTATGTATAACAAAAAAAGAATAA
- the acs gene encoding acetate--CoA ligase produces the protein MNGQTSKGDDLLIKTSEEFLQKANLNPKLYEEYIQWAKNDWEGFWDYFGKNEITWFEPFKKVFDDSNAPFYKFFVGGKLNISYNCIDKHLSTWKKNRAAIIWESEIGESKTITYRELYYQVNKFANVLKTLGVKKGDRVVLYMPMIVELPIAMLACARIGAIHSVVFGGFSPAALKERIIDANANVIITADGGRRGGRAIPLKDSVDEAIKDLKNIKYVVVVKHIGRDVFMKTLRDFWWNDLMSDPDYAKNYCEPEVMDSEDPFFLLYTSGSTGKPKGVLHTTAGYLIWRILTAKWVFDLKDEDTFWSTADLGWISGHSYTLYGPLSVGSTTLIYEGIPTYPDPGQWWRLIEKYSVNVLYTAPTAIRALMKYGEDYPKKYNLSSLRLLTTGGERLNSAAWLWYYKNVGQEKCPIIDAYGQTETAGHMLSSLPIVPQKPGSVGIPVPGAFPEIVDDEGNIITEPYKTGNLVFTKPWPSMVRTLWQNDELYKKTYWSAFDGKYYLTGDIAYKDEDGYFWMEGRIDDVVNVSAHRIGCAEIENALTSYPAIAEAAVVGVPDDVTGEAIFAYVVLKEGVDLTHHDELVRDIRDHVGRQIGPIAKPSEIVFVDQMPKTRSGKIVRRLLKALATDKPITQDISTLEDTKVIEKLKKALKERND, from the coding sequence ATGAACGGTCAGACTTCAAAAGGTGACGATTTATTAATCAAAACATCAGAAGAGTTTCTTCAAAAAGCTAACTTAAATCCGAAGCTTTATGAAGAATACATCCAATGGGCCAAAAACGATTGGGAAGGCTTTTGGGATTATTTTGGAAAAAATGAAATTACATGGTTTGAGCCTTTCAAAAAAGTATTTGATGATTCAAATGCTCCATTTTATAAATTTTTTGTAGGTGGAAAGTTAAATATTAGCTATAATTGCATAGATAAGCACCTTTCTACATGGAAAAAAAACAGAGCCGCTATAATATGGGAAAGTGAAATAGGCGAAAGCAAAACAATAACATACAGAGAACTCTATTATCAGGTTAATAAATTTGCAAATGTTTTAAAAACTTTAGGTGTTAAAAAAGGCGATAGGGTTGTTCTTTATATGCCAATGATAGTTGAGCTTCCCATTGCCATGCTTGCATGTGCTAGAATTGGAGCTATACACAGTGTAGTTTTTGGCGGGTTTTCGCCAGCTGCACTAAAAGAGCGCATAATTGATGCAAACGCGAATGTAATAATAACAGCAGATGGCGGAAGAAGAGGTGGTAGAGCCATACCGCTAAAAGACAGCGTAGATGAAGCGATTAAAGATTTAAAAAACATAAAATATGTGGTCGTTGTAAAACACATAGGCAGAGATGTTTTTATGAAAACGCTCAGGGATTTCTGGTGGAATGACCTCATGAGTGACCCGGATTATGCTAAAAACTATTGCGAACCCGAAGTTATGGACTCTGAAGATCCGTTTTTTTTGCTTTACACTTCAGGATCAACTGGAAAGCCAAAAGGCGTTTTACATACAACTGCAGGTTATTTAATATGGAGAATTCTAACAGCTAAATGGGTATTTGACTTAAAAGACGAAGATACATTCTGGAGTACAGCCGATTTAGGTTGGATTTCTGGACATTCATATACATTGTATGGGCCATTATCGGTGGGCTCAACAACATTAATTTACGAAGGCATTCCTACTTATCCAGATCCAGGCCAATGGTGGCGCTTAATCGAAAAATATAGTGTAAATGTCCTATACACAGCACCAACTGCCATCAGGGCACTTATGAAATATGGTGAAGATTACCCTAAAAAATACAATTTATCTTCTTTAAGACTTTTAACAACAGGCGGAGAAAGGCTAAATTCTGCTGCCTGGTTGTGGTATTACAAAAATGTAGGTCAAGAAAAATGTCCTATAATAGATGCATATGGCCAAACGGAAACAGCAGGCCACATGCTCTCATCTTTGCCAATAGTACCACAAAAACCTGGTTCTGTAGGTATTCCCGTACCTGGTGCGTTCCCGGAAATTGTTGACGATGAAGGCAATATAATAACTGAACCATACAAAACAGGTAATTTAGTATTTACAAAACCATGGCCATCAATGGTCAGAACACTCTGGCAAAATGACGAATTATACAAAAAAACTTACTGGAGCGCATTTGACGGTAAATATTACTTAACAGGAGATATTGCATACAAAGATGAAGATGGTTATTTCTGGATGGAAGGCAGAATTGATGATGTTGTAAATGTTTCGGCTCATAGAATAGGGTGCGCTGAAATTGAAAATGCACTTACAAGCTATCCAGCCATTGCTGAAGCTGCTGTTGTTGGTGTACCAGATGATGTCACAGGCGAAGCGATTTTTGCATATGTAGTTCTAAAAGAAGGCGTAGATTTGACACATCATGATGAACTTGTCCGAGACATTAGGGATCATGTAGGCAGACAAATTGGACCAATTGCCAAGCCATCAGAAATTGTGTTTGTTGACCAGATGCCAAAAACAAGATCTGGAAAAATCGTTAGAAGGCTTTTAAAAGCCCTTGCAACAGATAAACCCATAACACAAGATATTTCAACTTTGGAAGACACAAAAGTAATAGAAAAACTCAAAAAAGCTCTCAAAGAAAGAAACGATTAA
- a CDS encoding alkaline phosphatase, protein MAELTRRKAIEIFGATLATLLINPKVYSSQIDQIGQPITFEKTDTPGIIFIVGDGMPISTLTALQSLRNSIGKTTTFYSKFQSNDATIAYMGTESLSSIVTDSAPASAAWATGTKTVNHFLSVLPNDKILKTIAELAKENGYDVGFVTTTRVTHATPAAWYSHNKDRDDEANIALEALMLKPAVLMGGGLKYFSKEANPKLKKDTLSDFKKEGYAVYTDKEQLKQIDYNKPILGLFAKSHIDYYIDRLNDKNLESQPSLALMSAIALKKLQTAKKGFVLQIEAGRIDHANHANDCMGALMETAELDQVLEVVDEYLKTNPKTLVIVTSDHGTGGFNVFGTGADYNDSTEAFLKYKQVKASIPYITKKIENKGSKEVQDIVEYYTGFKIEPSEAQLIIDSRSPDFTGITGNYLYRAYDSCALGAVLAKCAYPLSKDGDQKGKANLRRGNVYFVSTTHTGEDQVILSYGFRSRELIASKRIENTDLFKAMASFLNIKPCKNPTMTKKEAKAIMQAYYKDYTYEKLAKSFQLHVT, encoded by the coding sequence ATGGCTGAATTGACTCGCAGAAAAGCAATTGAAATATTTGGGGCAACGCTTGCCACACTTTTAATTAACCCAAAAGTTTATTCAAGTCAGATTGATCAGATAGGACAGCCAATTACATTTGAAAAAACAGATACACCAGGTATAATATTTATAGTTGGCGATGGAATGCCCATTTCTACGCTTACAGCCCTGCAGAGCCTAAGAAATAGCATTGGCAAAACAACAACTTTTTATAGTAAGTTTCAAAGCAATGACGCAACAATCGCATATATGGGCACAGAATCTCTAAGCAGTATTGTAACAGACTCAGCACCTGCAAGTGCTGCATGGGCAACTGGCACAAAAACAGTAAATCATTTTTTAAGTGTATTGCCAAATGATAAAATTCTTAAAACAATAGCGGAACTTGCAAAAGAAAATGGCTATGATGTGGGTTTTGTAACAACAACACGCGTTACACACGCAACGCCTGCTGCATGGTATTCTCATAATAAAGACAGAGATGATGAAGCAAATATTGCCCTTGAAGCTTTAATGTTAAAACCTGCCGTGCTTATGGGTGGTGGGTTAAAGTATTTTAGTAAAGAAGCAAATCCTAAACTAAAAAAAGATACATTGTCAGATTTTAAAAAAGAAGGTTATGCTGTATACACAGATAAGGAGCAGCTAAAACAAATCGATTACAACAAGCCAATACTTGGTTTATTTGCAAAATCTCATATTGACTATTACATTGATAGGTTAAATGATAAAAATCTTGAAAGTCAACCTTCTCTTGCTTTAATGAGTGCAATTGCCCTAAAAAAACTGCAAACGGCAAAAAAAGGCTTTGTGCTGCAAATTGAAGCTGGTAGAATTGACCATGCAAATCATGCAAATGATTGCATGGGCGCGTTAATGGAAACAGCAGAGCTTGACCAGGTTTTAGAAGTGGTAGATGAGTATTTAAAAACTAACCCAAAAACGCTTGTTATTGTTACAAGCGACCATGGCACTGGAGGGTTTAATGTATTCGGTACTGGCGCAGATTATAATGACTCAACAGAAGCCTTTTTAAAATATAAACAAGTAAAAGCAAGCATACCCTATATTACAAAAAAAATTGAAAATAAAGGCTCAAAAGAAGTCCAGGACATTGTAGAATACTACACTGGCTTTAAAATTGAACCGTCCGAAGCTCAATTAATAATTGACTCACGAAGCCCAGATTTTACAGGAATTACTGGAAATTATCTGTATAGAGCCTATGATTCATGCGCGCTTGGTGCTGTGCTTGCAAAATGTGCATACCCATTATCAAAAGATGGTGATCAAAAAGGGAAAGCAAATTTGCGCAGGGGTAATGTGTATTTTGTTTCAACAACACACACAGGTGAAGACCAAGTAATTTTATCTTACGGATTCCGCTCAAGGGAGCTAATTGCTTCAAAAAGGATTGAAAACACTGACTTATTTAAAGCCATGGCATCTTTTTTAAATATAAAACCCTGCAAAAATCCGACTATGACAAAAAAAGAAGCAAAAGCTATTATGCAAGCCTATTACAAAGACTACACATATGAAAAATTAGCTAAAAGTTTTCAATTGCATGTAACTTAA
- a CDS encoding EAL domain-containing protein produces MKEIINKMLDSLTHAYQPIVNIHTGKSIGFEALLRNFLESGFENIDSVFNYAYANDSLFTLDINLRKKAIQKIKNSDIFQNDTLLFYNLDNRTLTSRDYEFGKTIEFLDELNISPSNICFEVSEKHYLECSEYLINLLNNYKKQGFSISIDDFGIKFSGLEYIYNFEPDYVKIDRFFISDINKNHKKRLFVEHIISLCSKLGIKTIAEGIETLGELKECKEMDFNFAQGYFIEKPQIDLFSLKSVYEHINEIKSTRSQTDTDLILENLKSIEPININESIINCLYRFKDASVNLLPVVDNKMRPIGVITEKDLKNYAYSPYGKDLLTNKTYNKPLSAVITKAPIVCATSKIEDIIESFVQTESVNTKEIPPVLVVQNEKYLGCLDAATIINIVHKYNLVRVSNQNPLTKLPGNNPIKDYIQEVINKPNEAAFIYFDIDKFKVYNDTFGFRQGDRIILFLSDILQKTFSQKHYFVGHIGGDDFFVGCDLSKISFEEVFEKCIKAQDDFKYGSKVFYPKEIIDQGYIRAKDRDGIVKNFGFVSVSFAILHIAKQSGNLDEEKISKLLALLKKQAKSLSAFSVATLLEPSINLFDFYEFKKSHAFNFKQAK; encoded by the coding sequence ATGAAGGAGATAATAAATAAAATGCTTGATAGTCTAACACATGCATACCAGCCAATAGTAAATATTCATACAGGTAAATCCATAGGTTTTGAAGCACTATTGAGAAACTTTTTAGAAAGCGGTTTTGAAAATATTGATTCAGTATTTAACTATGCATATGCAAACGATAGCTTGTTTACGCTGGATATTAATTTAAGAAAAAAAGCTATACAAAAAATCAAAAACAGTGATATTTTTCAAAATGATACTTTGCTTTTTTATAATCTTGACAATAGAACATTAACTTCAAGAGATTATGAATTTGGAAAAACAATAGAATTCTTGGATGAGCTTAATATATCACCATCAAATATATGTTTTGAGGTTTCTGAGAAACATTATCTTGAATGTTCTGAATATTTAATCAATCTTTTAAATAATTATAAAAAACAGGGCTTTAGCATATCGATCGACGATTTTGGCATAAAGTTTTCTGGTTTAGAGTATATTTATAACTTTGAACCAGATTATGTAAAAATTGACAGATTTTTTATAAGCGATATAAATAAAAATCATAAAAAAAGATTATTTGTAGAGCATATTATAAGTTTGTGCTCAAAACTTGGCATAAAAACCATAGCAGAGGGTATAGAAACACTTGGTGAACTAAAAGAATGTAAAGAAATGGATTTTAATTTTGCCCAAGGCTATTTTATAGAAAAACCGCAGATTGATCTGTTTTCATTAAAATCTGTTTATGAGCATATAAATGAGATAAAAAGCACAAGATCGCAAACAGACACAGATCTAATTTTAGAAAATTTAAAATCAATAGAACCCATAAACATTAATGAAAGCATAATAAATTGTTTATACAGATTTAAAGACGCTTCCGTAAATTTACTGCCTGTAGTTGACAATAAAATGCGACCTATTGGTGTTATAACAGAAAAAGATCTTAAAAATTACGCTTATTCACCCTATGGAAAAGATTTGTTAACAAATAAAACATACAATAAACCCCTATCTGCGGTTATTACAAAAGCTCCAATCGTATGCGCTACAAGCAAAATAGAAGATATAATTGAAAGTTTTGTACAAACAGAATCTGTTAATACAAAAGAAATACCGCCAGTTTTAGTAGTACAAAATGAAAAATACTTAGGTTGTCTTGATGCTGCAACTATAATAAATATTGTCCATAAGTATAATTTAGTACGCGTTTCAAACCAAAATCCGCTTACAAAACTACCTGGCAACAATCCTATAAAAGATTATATACAAGAAGTTATAAACAAACCCAATGAGGCAGCTTTTATTTATTTTGATATAGATAAATTTAAAGTTTACAATGATACGTTTGGTTTCAGACAGGGAGATAGAATTATTTTATTCTTATCAGATATTTTACAAAAAACCTTTTCTCAAAAACATTATTTTGTAGGTCACATTGGGGGCGATGATTTTTTTGTAGGTTGTGATTTATCAAAAATTAGTTTTGAAGAGGTTTTTGAAAAATGCATAAAAGCACAAGATGATTTTAAATATGGCAGCAAGGTGTTCTATCCAAAAGAAATTATTGATCAAGGCTATATCAGAGCAAAAGACAGGGATGGAATTGTTAAAAATTTTGGTTTTGTAAGTGTAAGCTTTGCTATTTTACACATTGCAAAACAAAGTGGCAACCTAGATGAAGAAAAAATTTCCAAATTGCTTGCTCTTTTAAAAAAACAGGCCAAATCTCTAAGCGCATTTAGTGTAGCAACATTGCTTGAACCAAGTATTAATTTATTTGATTTCTATGAATTTAAAAAATCTCACGCTTTTAACTTTAAACAAGCCAAATGA
- a CDS encoding tetratricopeptide repeat protein, translated as MKTINEILAYHKEVLKTATEKEKGALYNSIGQIYYYKGKAKTAIKFFKLAIEIDKKYDLKSNLAIDYLNLGNAYRVIGDFEKAKEKIKKGLHIALNLKDAHWIALGYKYLALYYQAKGNLDMSKAFLDKSSELLTTIGELAVKKRMHKILYIN; from the coding sequence ATGAAAACAATAAACGAGATCTTAGCTTATCACAAAGAAGTTTTAAAAACGGCAACAGAAAAAGAAAAAGGGGCTTTATACAATAGCATCGGTCAAATTTACTATTATAAAGGTAAAGCTAAAACAGCTATTAAATTTTTTAAATTGGCAATAGAAATTGATAAAAAATATGATTTAAAAAGTAATTTGGCAATCGACTATCTAAACCTTGGTAATGCCTACAGGGTTATTGGTGACTTTGAAAAAGCAAAAGAAAAGATAAAAAAGGGTTTACATATTGCATTAAATCTTAAAGATGCACACTGGATAGCTTTGGGTTATAAATACTTAGCTTTGTATTACCAAGCAAAAGGCAATTTAGATATGTCTAAAGCTTTTTTAGATAAATCAAGTGAATTGCTTACTACAATAGGCGAGCTTGCTGTTAAAAAAAGAATGCATAAAATATTATATATAAATTAA
- the pstS gene encoding phosphate ABC transporter substrate-binding protein PstS, with translation MLIPQRWLKLLMLAVFLVSCILFDVKVSQAGWSINGAGATFPYPVYTKWAFNFEKATGNKVNYQGVGSGAGIKQVTQGVVAFGGSDMCLKADELKEKNLLQFPSLVGGILVVVNIPGIKDNQLRLSNNTIAKIFMGEVKNWDDPLIKKDNPHLKLPNLPITIVHRADGSGTNWNFTYWLSQVSKEWDEKIHYGLSVNWPVGVGGKGNMGVANYVKQISGSIGYVEYAFWLQNRLTSVVLQNKEGKWVEPSVAAFKEAAAKANWQEKNGFCEVLINQGGAKTWPIVSGTFVLVPNTKKAEQKQAVEFFKWAFEDGDKAAESLGYIPLPKSTKKLILKYLSDNGY, from the coding sequence ATGCTAATACCACAAAGGTGGTTAAAACTGCTAATGCTTGCAGTATTTTTGGTTAGTTGTATTTTATTTGATGTAAAGGTATCGCAAGCAGGCTGGTCAATTAATGGAGCAGGCGCGACATTTCCCTACCCAGTTTATACTAAGTGGGCTTTTAATTTTGAAAAAGCTACTGGAAACAAAGTGAACTATCAAGGGGTAGGATCAGGTGCTGGCATTAAACAGGTAACGCAGGGAGTTGTTGCTTTTGGTGGAAGCGATATGTGTCTAAAAGCAGATGAATTAAAAGAAAAGAATCTATTACAATTCCCATCACTTGTAGGCGGAATTTTGGTTGTTGTAAACATACCAGGTATCAAGGATAACCAGCTTAGACTTTCAAATAATACCATAGCCAAAATTTTTATGGGTGAGGTTAAAAATTGGGATGATCCTCTAATTAAAAAGGATAACCCCCACTTAAAATTGCCAAATTTGCCAATAACCATTGTACACAGGGCAGATGGTTCTGGAACGAACTGGAATTTTACTTATTGGCTAAGCCAGGTTAGCAAAGAGTGGGATGAAAAAATTCATTACGGTTTATCTGTAAACTGGCCAGTAGGCGTGGGTGGCAAAGGTAACATGGGTGTAGCAAACTATGTAAAACAAATTTCTGGTTCAATTGGATATGTTGAATATGCATTCTGGTTACAAAACCGCCTAACAAGCGTAGTATTGCAAAATAAAGAAGGTAAATGGGTAGAGCCAAGTGTAGCAGCATTTAAAGAGGCTGCAGCAAAAGCTAATTGGCAGGAAAAAAATGGTTTTTGTGAAGTATTGATAAACCAGGGAGGAGCAAAAACATGGCCAATAGTTTCTGGTACATTTGTGCTTGTCCCAAATACAAAAAAAGCAGAACAAAAACAGGCTGTAGAGTTTTTTAAATGGGCTTTTGAAGATGGCGACAAAGCAGCTGAAAGCCTGGGCTATATACCTCTGCCTAAATCTACAAAAAAATTAATACTTAAATATTTAAGTGACAACGGCTATTAA
- a CDS encoding ceramide glucosyltransferase, giving the protein MFYVVLVLVIIGFIAYFIEILALTSLIKQKLSFSFTEGVSIIKPLKGIDDNLFSNLESFCRLDYPKYELIFCLSSCTDPAYKIAKKIKDKYKDCDISIVIDDTSVGLNPKINNMFKAYMNSKYDFVIISDSNVIVDKNYIQQTAKYLKNNEVSVVTNLVRGKGALTFGSLLENLQLNTFVVCGMAFLNTKTNIPCVIGKSILFRKKDLEESGGFWHLKDYLAEDFMIGKLATDNNKKVAISNYFVDNVNEFWDTKKFLNRHTRWAKMRYKIGRFYYLSELLSNPVFLALVGFIISGFSKDFLYLFVGSAIFKAMLDYYTGYLVGSDIKSIYYFFSPIKDIIIGFIWFVPFFNTKVYWRGKKYLMGKNTLLIESK; this is encoded by the coding sequence ATGTTTTATGTAGTTTTGGTTTTGGTTATCATTGGTTTTATTGCATATTTTATAGAAATTCTTGCACTTACCTCTTTAATTAAGCAAAAGCTATCGTTTTCATTTACTGAGGGTGTTTCTATTATTAAGCCACTAAAGGGTATTGATGATAATTTGTTTAGCAATCTTGAAAGTTTTTGTAGACTGGATTACCCAAAATATGAGTTAATTTTTTGTTTATCATCGTGCACTGATCCTGCATATAAAATTGCAAAAAAAATCAAAGATAAGTACAAAGATTGTGATATTTCAATTGTAATAGATGATACAAGCGTAGGATTAAACCCAAAAATAAACAATATGTTTAAAGCTTATATGAACTCAAAGTATGATTTTGTAATCATAAGTGACAGTAATGTGATTGTAGACAAAAATTATATTCAACAAACGGCAAAATACTTAAAAAATAATGAAGTTAGTGTTGTTACAAATTTAGTTAGAGGAAAAGGAGCACTTACTTTTGGATCATTGCTTGAAAATCTTCAATTAAACACATTTGTAGTTTGTGGTATGGCTTTTTTGAATACAAAAACAAATATACCATGCGTAATTGGTAAATCCATTCTTTTTAGAAAAAAAGATTTAGAAGAATCTGGAGGATTCTGGCATTTAAAAGATTATTTAGCAGAAGATTTTATGATTGGAAAACTTGCAACTGATAATAACAAAAAAGTAGCAATATCAAATTACTTTGTTGATAATGTAAATGAGTTTTGGGATACAAAAAAATTTTTAAACAGACACACGCGCTGGGCAAAGATGAGATATAAAATTGGCAGATTTTATTACTTGAGTGAGCTATTATCAAACCCTGTCTTTTTAGCTTTAGTTGGATTTATTATTTCTGGTTTTTCAAAAGATTTTTTATATTTATTTGTTGGTTCAGCTATCTTTAAAGCCATGCTTGATTATTATACAGGATACTTAGTTGGCTCTGATATAAAATCTATATATTATTTTTTTTCTCCAATAAAAGACATAATAATAGGTTTTATATGGTTTGTGCCATTTTTTAATACAAAAGTTTATTGGCGTGGTAAAAAATATCTAATGGGCAAAAACACACTACTAATCGAATCAAAATAA
- a CDS encoding PHP domain-containing protein: protein MDKCKEESLLCDFHIHTKYSDGSLSLRKVIDIYGQTGHDIIAITDHLVDKTNLMGMAAHTINASLSEENFEEYLENIAYESKRALDKYDMLVIPGIEITKNHISAAKSAHILLIDIKKYIPPELNYKKLFLEAKRQNALIIAAHPYHVLGLDKETLYLWNNRKYFSKYIDAWEIGCNKDLFNVVSLESYPFVANSDFHKPSHIHSWRTLLYCKKEIECVKKCIKDNTKVAIKFFRK from the coding sequence ATGGATAAATGTAAAGAAGAAAGTCTTTTGTGCGATTTTCATATTCATACAAAATACTCAGACGGATCGCTTAGTTTACGCAAAGTTATAGACATTTATGGCCAGACAGGCCATGATATCATTGCAATTACAGATCACCTGGTAGATAAAACAAATCTTATGGGTATGGCTGCACATACAATCAATGCAAGCTTAAGCGAAGAAAACTTTGAAGAATATTTAGAAAACATAGCGTATGAATCAAAAAGGGCTCTGGATAAATACGATATGCTTGTTATACCTGGTATTGAAATAACAAAAAATCACATAAGCGCCGCTAAATCAGCGCATATTTTGCTTATTGATATTAAAAAATATATACCACCAGAGTTAAACTACAAAAAACTATTTTTAGAAGCAAAAAGACAAAATGCTTTAATAATAGCGGCTCATCCCTATCATGTTTTGGGTTTAGACAAAGAAACGCTTTATCTTTGGAATAATAGAAAATATTTTTCAAAGTATATTGATGCATGGGAAATTGGTTGCAACAAAGACTTGTTTAATGTGGTAAGCCTTGAATCGTACCCTTTTGTTGCAAATAGTGATTTTCATAAACCTTCACATATACACTCATGGCGCACGCTGCTTTATTGCAAAAAAGAAATTGAGTGTGTGAAAAAATGCATCAAAGATAATACAAAAGTTGCTATAAAATTTTTTAGAAAGTAA